A window from Pseudomonas kribbensis encodes these proteins:
- a CDS encoding efflux RND transporter permease subunit translates to MIAALIRWSVANRFLVLLATLFVTGWGVWSVQSTPIDALPDLSDVQVIIRTSYPGQAPQIVENQVTYPLTTTMLSVPGAKTVRGYSFFGDSFVYVLFEDGTDQYWARSRVLEYLSQIQSRLPASAKPALGPDATGVGWIYQYALVDRSGQHDLAQLRALQDWFLKFELKTLPNVAEVATLGGMVKQYQVQPDPVKLASLGITLAQVREAIGKANQETGGAVLEMAETEFIVRASGYLKTLDDFRAIPLKLGADGVPVTLGDVATVQTGPDMRRGITELDGQGETVGGVVVLRSGKNARETIAAVKAKLEDMKSSLPPGVEIVTTYDRSKLIDRAVDNLSHKLLEEFIVVALVCGIFLWHLRSSLVAIISLPVGVLIAFIVMRHQGLNANIMSLGGIAIAIGAMVDAAVVMIENAHKKIEAWHAANPGQELKGERHWQVMTDAAAEVGPALFFCLLIITLSFIPVFTLQAQEGRLFGPLAFTKTYAMAAAAGLSVTLVPVLMGYWIRGRIPDERHNPLNRWLIRIYQPALDAVLRRPKFTLLVALLVFVSAAWPVSRLGGEFLPPLDEGDLLYMPSALPGLSAQKAAQLLQQTDRLIKTVPEVEHVFGKAGRAETATDPAPLEMFETTIQFKPHEQWRPGMTPEKLVEELDRVVKVPGLTNIWIPPIRNRIDMLATGIKSPIGVKVAGNDLAQINAVTQAVERVAKDVPGVSSALAERLTGGRYIDVDIDRNSAGRYGLNISDVQSIVAGAIGGESIGETIEGLARFPINIRYPREWRDSPGALEQLPIYTPSGSQVTLGMLAKIRVTDGPPMLKSENARPSGWVYIDVRGRDIASVVGDLRRAVSEQVKLQPGMSLSYSGQFEFLERANARLKLVVPATLLIIFVLLYLTFARFDEALLIMATLPFALSGGAWFLYLLGYNLSVATGVGFIALAGVSAEFGVIMLLYLKNAWAEREDGGDHTERGLVAAIREGAVQRVRPKAMTVAVIIAGLLPILLGSGTGSEVMSRIAAPMVGGMVTAPLLSLFVIPAAYRLMRRRHLSVQTLPPEGKTS, encoded by the coding sequence ATGATTGCCGCGCTGATTCGCTGGTCCGTGGCCAACCGCTTTCTGGTGCTGCTGGCGACGCTGTTCGTCACCGGTTGGGGTGTGTGGTCGGTGCAGAGCACGCCGATCGATGCACTGCCGGATTTGTCCGATGTGCAGGTGATCATCCGCACGTCGTACCCCGGGCAGGCGCCGCAGATTGTCGAGAACCAGGTGACCTATCCGCTGACCACCACCATGCTCTCGGTGCCGGGGGCGAAAACCGTGCGCGGCTATTCGTTCTTTGGTGACAGCTTTGTGTACGTGCTGTTCGAGGACGGCACCGATCAGTACTGGGCGCGCTCGCGGGTGCTGGAATACCTGAGCCAGATCCAGAGTCGTCTGCCGGCCAGTGCCAAACCGGCGCTGGGCCCGGATGCCACCGGGGTCGGCTGGATCTATCAGTACGCCCTGGTGGACCGCAGCGGCCAGCACGATCTGGCGCAGTTGCGGGCGTTGCAGGACTGGTTCCTCAAGTTCGAGCTCAAGACCCTGCCCAACGTCGCCGAGGTCGCCACCCTCGGCGGTATGGTCAAGCAGTATCAGGTGCAGCCCGATCCGGTAAAACTGGCCAGCCTCGGCATCACCCTGGCGCAGGTGCGTGAAGCCATCGGCAAGGCCAATCAGGAAACCGGCGGTGCGGTGCTGGAAATGGCCGAAACCGAGTTCATCGTGCGCGCGTCCGGCTACCTGAAAACCCTCGATGACTTCCGGGCGATCCCGCTCAAACTCGGTGCCGACGGGGTGCCGGTGACTTTGGGCGATGTCGCCACGGTCCAGACCGGACCGGACATGCGCCGGGGCATCACCGAACTGGACGGCCAGGGCGAGACCGTCGGCGGCGTGGTGGTCCTGCGCAGCGGCAAGAACGCCCGGGAGACCATCGCGGCGGTCAAGGCCAAACTCGAGGACATGAAAAGCAGCCTGCCGCCCGGCGTGGAGATCGTCACCACCTACGATCGCAGCAAGCTGATCGATCGCGCCGTGGACAACCTCAGCCACAAACTGCTCGAAGAGTTCATTGTTGTGGCGCTGGTTTGCGGGATCTTTCTCTGGCACCTGCGTTCGTCACTGGTGGCGATCATCTCGTTGCCGGTGGGTGTGTTGATTGCGTTCATCGTCATGCGCCATCAGGGGCTGAACGCCAACATCATGTCGCTGGGCGGGATTGCCATCGCTATTGGTGCGATGGTCGATGCGGCCGTGGTGATGATCGAGAACGCGCACAAGAAAATCGAGGCATGGCATGCCGCCAATCCCGGGCAGGAACTCAAGGGCGAGCGTCATTGGCAGGTGATGACCGACGCGGCAGCAGAGGTAGGGCCGGCGCTGTTCTTCTGCCTGTTGATCATCACGCTGTCGTTCATCCCGGTGTTTACCTTGCAGGCTCAGGAAGGACGGTTGTTCGGCCCGTTGGCGTTCACCAAGACCTACGCCATGGCGGCGGCAGCGGGGCTGTCGGTGACGCTGGTGCCGGTGTTGATGGGCTACTGGATTCGCGGGCGGATTCCGGATGAGCGCCACAATCCGCTCAACCGTTGGCTGATCCGGATCTACCAGCCCGCGCTGGATGCAGTGTTGCGCCGACCGAAGTTCACACTGCTGGTGGCGCTGCTGGTGTTCGTCAGTGCGGCGTGGCCGGTTTCGCGACTCGGGGGTGAGTTTCTGCCGCCGCTGGACGAAGGCGATCTGTTGTACATGCCGTCGGCACTGCCGGGGCTGTCGGCGCAGAAAGCTGCGCAATTGCTGCAACAGACTGATCGGCTGATCAAGACTGTGCCCGAGGTCGAGCATGTGTTCGGCAAGGCCGGCCGCGCCGAAACGGCTACCGATCCGGCGCCGCTGGAGATGTTCGAAACCACGATCCAGTTCAAGCCCCACGAGCAATGGCGCCCGGGCATGACCCCGGAAAAACTCGTGGAAGAACTGGATCGCGTGGTGAAGGTACCGGGGCTGACCAACATCTGGATTCCGCCGATCCGCAACCGCATCGACATGCTCGCCACCGGGATCAAAAGTCCTATCGGTGTAAAAGTCGCCGGCAACGATCTGGCCCAGATCAATGCCGTGACCCAGGCCGTCGAGCGTGTGGCCAAAGACGTGCCCGGCGTCAGTTCGGCGCTGGCCGAGCGACTCACCGGTGGCCGCTACATCGACGTCGATATCGACCGCAACTCTGCCGGCCGTTACGGGCTGAACATCAGTGATGTGCAGTCCATCGTCGCGGGGGCCATCGGCGGCGAATCTATCGGGGAAACCATCGAGGGACTGGCACGTTTCCCGATCAACATCCGTTACCCGCGAGAGTGGCGCGATTCGCCCGGTGCCCTGGAGCAACTGCCGATCTACACACCTTCGGGCAGTCAGGTCACCCTCGGCATGCTGGCGAAAATCCGGGTCACGGACGGCCCGCCGATGCTCAAGAGCGAAAACGCCCGACCGTCCGGCTGGGTGTACATCGATGTGCGCGGTCGCGACATCGCTTCGGTGGTGGGTGACTTGCGTCGTGCGGTCAGCGAACAGGTGAAATTGCAGCCCGGCATGAGCCTGAGCTACTCGGGGCAATTCGAGTTTCTCGAACGGGCCAACGCTCGCCTGAAACTCGTGGTTCCAGCCACGCTGCTGATCATCTTTGTGCTGCTCTACCTGACCTTCGCCCGCTTCGATGAAGCGCTGCTGATCATGGCCACGTTGCCGTTCGCCCTGAGTGGCGGTGCGTGGTTTCTCTATCTGCTGGGCTACAACCTGTCGGTGGCCACCGGGGTCGGCTTCATTGCACTGGCCGGGGTTTCCGCCGAGTTCGGCGTGATCATGCTGCTCTACCTGAAAAATGCCTGGGCCGAACGCGAAGATGGCGGCGACCACACCGAGCGCGGGCTGGTCGCGGCGATTCGTGAAGGCGCCGTGCAGCGCGTGCGCCCCAAAGCCATGACCGTGGCCGTGATCATCGCCGGCCTGTTGCCGATTCTGCTCGGCAGCGGCACCGGCAGCGAAGTCATGAGCCGTATCGCCGCGCCCATGGTCGGCGGCATGGTCACCGCGCCCCTGTTGTCCCTGTTTGTCATACCGGCGGCATATCGACTGATGCGCCGTCGTCACTTGTCCGTTCAAACCCTCCCACCTGAAGGAAAAACCTCATGA
- a CDS encoding copper-binding protein, with the protein MKLIPITFAGTLVAFAFTVQAEDMPGMKMDDMQGMQMQSATQQAPAANAEGTIKAIDATKHTVTIAHGAVAALQWPPMTMGFAATQEQLAGLTVGDRVRFSFRMEGSKATIVSINK; encoded by the coding sequence ATGAAACTGATCCCGATTACCTTTGCAGGCACGCTGGTTGCGTTCGCTTTTACTGTGCAGGCAGAAGACATGCCCGGCATGAAAATGGACGACATGCAGGGCATGCAAATGCAGTCCGCCACGCAACAGGCACCTGCCGCGAATGCCGAGGGCACGATCAAGGCCATCGATGCCACGAAGCACACCGTGACCATTGCACATGGCGCCGTTGCTGCCTTGCAGTGGCCGCCGATGACCATGGGCTTCGCGGCGACTCAGGAACAACTGGCCGGGTTGACGGTGGGCGACCGGGTGAGGTTTTCGTTCCGGATGGAGGGCAGCAAGGCGACCATCGTGTCGATCAACAAGTAA
- the arsH gene encoding arsenical resistance protein ArsH has product MTDLPNLDPSLIQKTTRNDGAHKPRILLLYGSTRPRSFSRLLVEEAARLLEHFGAETRIFNPSGLPLPDDAPGDHPKVQELLELMQWSEGQVWCSPERHGAMSAVFKAQIDWVPLALGAVRPTQGKTLAVMQVCGGSQSFNVVNQLRVLGRWMRMFTIPNQSSVPKAYLEFDEGNRMKPSALYDRVVDVMEELVKFTLLLRDRPDLVDRYSERKESAEELMQRVNQRSI; this is encoded by the coding sequence ATGACCGACTTGCCCAATCTCGACCCTTCACTGATTCAGAAAACCACCCGCAACGATGGCGCGCACAAGCCACGCATCCTGTTGCTCTACGGCTCGACCCGCCCACGCTCTTTCAGCCGTTTGCTGGTGGAAGAAGCCGCCCGGCTGCTGGAGCACTTCGGCGCCGAAACGCGGATCTTCAATCCATCGGGTTTGCCGCTACCGGATGACGCGCCCGGCGACCATCCGAAAGTTCAGGAGTTGCTTGAGCTGATGCAATGGTCCGAAGGCCAGGTCTGGTGCTCGCCCGAACGTCACGGCGCGATGTCGGCGGTGTTCAAGGCACAGATCGACTGGGTACCGCTGGCGCTTGGCGCAGTGCGCCCGACCCAGGGCAAGACCCTTGCAGTGATGCAGGTCTGCGGCGGCTCGCAATCGTTCAACGTGGTCAATCAACTGCGGGTGCTGGGACGCTGGATGCGCATGTTCACCATCCCCAATCAATCGTCGGTGCCCAAGGCCTATCTCGAATTCGATGAAGGCAACCGCATGAAGCCTTCGGCGCTGTACGACCGGGTGGTGGATGTAATGGAAGAGTTGGTGAAGTTCACGCTGCTGTTGCGCGATCGCCCGGATCTGGTAGATCGCTACTCGGAGCGCAAGGAGTCGGCGGAAGAGCTGATGCAGCGGGTCAATCAGCGCTCGATCTGA
- a CDS encoding arsenate reductase ArsC has translation MRVLFMCTANSCRSILSEAMFNHLAPQGFEAVSAGSFPKGQVLPRSLTTLQEAGISIAGLTSKGNDAFEDNPPDIVITVCDKAAGEACPVYFGPALKAHWGLEDPSEVHGDETAINAAFHATLARIETRCRAFLALPFAELDRAALKCELDRISLL, from the coding sequence ATGCGCGTTCTATTCATGTGCACCGCCAACAGCTGCCGCAGCATTCTGTCCGAAGCGATGTTCAATCACCTGGCGCCGCAAGGTTTCGAGGCGGTCAGTGCCGGCAGCTTCCCCAAAGGCCAGGTGCTGCCGCGCAGCCTGACCACGTTGCAGGAGGCCGGCATTTCCATCGCCGGGTTGACCAGCAAGGGCAACGACGCCTTCGAAGACAACCCGCCGGACATTGTCATCACCGTGTGCGACAAGGCCGCTGGCGAAGCCTGCCCGGTGTACTTCGGCCCGGCCTTGAAAGCCCATTGGGGACTGGAGGATCCGTCGGAAGTGCATGGCGATGAGACCGCTATCAACGCAGCCTTCCACGCCACCCTCGCCCGAATCGAAACCCGCTGCCGGGCCTTCCTCGCCCTGCCCTTCGCCGAACTCGACCGCGCTGCCCTCAAGTGCGAGCTCGACCGCATCAGCCTGCTTTGA
- a CDS encoding metalloregulator ArsR/SmtB family transcription factor, whose amino-acid sequence MLTPATVFKCLADETRARATLLITREGELCVCELVCALDDSQPKISRHLAQLRTCGLLLDRRQGQWVYYRLNPQLPEWVREMLQSTLAANTAWLEENSARLAAMGDRPLNTSACC is encoded by the coding sequence ATGCTCACCCCCGCCACCGTTTTCAAATGCCTCGCCGACGAAACCCGCGCCCGGGCCACGTTGCTGATCACCCGTGAAGGCGAGTTGTGCGTCTGCGAGCTGGTCTGCGCACTCGACGACAGCCAGCCAAAGATCTCCCGTCATCTGGCACAACTGCGCACCTGCGGCCTGCTGCTGGATCGGCGTCAGGGCCAGTGGGTGTATTACCGACTGAATCCGCAGTTACCGGAATGGGTACGCGAGATGTTGCAGTCAACCCTCGCCGCCAACACCGCGTGGCTGGAAGAAAACAGCGCGCGGCTCGCCGCCATGGGCGATCGCCCGCTCAATACATCCGCCTGCTGCTGA
- a CDS encoding LysE family translocator — protein sequence MSIADNLLAFTLAATLLTLTPGLDTALVLRTATVEGKQQALRAALGINAGCLLWGAAVAFGLGALIAVSELAYNLLKYCGAAYLAWLGLNMLLRPRRSLAPAETNGKPGGNWFLKGMLGNVLNPKVGIFYVSFLPQFIPQGQPLVPWTFGLVSIHVVLGLIWSLVLIGATQPLSGFLRREKVIRWMDRTTGVIFVLFAARLAFSKR from the coding sequence ATGTCCATCGCCGACAACCTCCTCGCCTTCACCCTCGCCGCCACGCTGCTGACGCTGACACCCGGCCTCGACACCGCGCTGGTCCTGCGCACCGCCACCGTCGAAGGCAAACAGCAGGCCTTGCGTGCTGCGCTGGGCATCAACGCCGGTTGCCTGTTATGGGGTGCAGCGGTGGCATTCGGGCTCGGGGCGTTGATTGCGGTGTCGGAGCTGGCCTACAACCTGCTGAAGTACTGCGGTGCGGCGTATCTGGCGTGGCTCGGGTTGAACATGCTGCTGCGCCCTCGCCGCTCGCTGGCGCCCGCCGAAACCAATGGCAAGCCGGGGGGCAACTGGTTCTTGAAGGGCATGCTGGGCAATGTGCTCAATCCCAAGGTGGGGATTTTCTACGTGTCGTTCCTGCCCCAGTTCATTCCGCAAGGGCAGCCGCTGGTGCCGTGGACGTTCGGGCTGGTGAGCATTCATGTGGTACTGGGATTGATCTGGTCGCTGGTGCTGATTGGTGCGACGCAGCCGCTGTCGGGGTTTCTGCGCCGGGAGAAGGTGATTCGCTGGATGGATCGCACCACCGGGGTGATTTTCGTGCTGTTTGCCGCGCGGCTGGCCTTCAGCAAGCGGTAA
- a CDS encoding metallophosphoesterase family protein, whose amino-acid sequence MKIGLISDTHNLLRPEALAALQGCDRIIHAGDIGNPDILARLAEIAPVHAVRGNNDLNSPWANEIPDLLTFTLNGWQTLLVHDIADVPGDLDPGVKLIITGHSHKPLIEWRGERLYVNPGSAGPRRFKLPVTLAILEIQPDAIEPRLVSLLDPPA is encoded by the coding sequence ATGAAGATCGGCCTCATCTCCGACACCCACAACCTCCTGCGCCCTGAAGCCCTCGCCGCGCTGCAAGGCTGCGACCGGATCATCCACGCCGGCGACATCGGTAACCCGGACATCCTCGCCCGGCTGGCCGAAATCGCCCCCGTCCACGCCGTGCGCGGCAACAACGATCTGAACAGCCCCTGGGCCAACGAGATCCCCGACCTGCTGACGTTCACCCTCAACGGCTGGCAAACCCTGCTCGTCCACGACATCGCCGACGTTCCCGGCGATCTCGACCCCGGCGTAAAACTCATCATCACCGGCCACTCCCACAAACCGCTTATTGAATGGCGTGGTGAGCGTCTCTACGTCAACCCGGGCAGCGCCGGCCCTCGTCGCTTCAAACTGCCGGTCACGCTGGCGATCCTGGAGATACAGCCCGACGCTATCGAACCCCGCCTCGTTTCCCTGCTGGATCCCCCCGCCTGA
- a CDS encoding tetratricopeptide repeat protein, with protein sequence MRRFSIALLLSILAFIVVSFFITLWRSPYSVTTLIASAYEEGLVVGRNPGKAAEWYLKGAAKGDPVAQFKLGLIEYYGRGVDVDRPKGLRLISESAEHGNADAQYFMGVSSIAGLEIPRDFAQAATWFRKAAEQGHAKSQRQLASLYYKGSGIEADPRQAFNWASKAAAQGDNEALTLLGTLYLFGSGVSADPRLAVKLLTQAATAGDSQASELLGVAYFNGVGAGTPKDLPAALHWYTRAAEQGRVNAQFVLGHLYSSGADVPVNYPLANHWLLQAALQGHAVSLVTLAVHLDNGKGFEKNKRKACGLLRVALKQTLPENIAGPMRVELEQEEKTLSPEQLTEVLAMEKLYSSPAGLRELQSDLTSQQVAKPAEPTG encoded by the coding sequence TTGCGCCGGTTTTCAATTGCTCTGTTGCTCAGCATTCTTGCGTTTATTGTTGTGTCCTTCTTCATAACGCTGTGGCGCAGCCCTTACAGCGTCACTACCTTGATCGCCTCAGCCTATGAGGAAGGTCTGGTAGTTGGCCGCAATCCTGGCAAAGCCGCAGAGTGGTACTTGAAAGGAGCAGCAAAGGGAGACCCTGTCGCACAATTCAAGCTCGGCCTCATTGAATATTACGGTCGTGGTGTAGACGTTGATCGACCCAAGGGCCTGCGGCTGATAAGCGAATCGGCGGAGCACGGGAACGCAGACGCCCAATATTTCATGGGGGTTTCAAGCATTGCGGGCCTGGAAATACCGAGGGACTTTGCCCAGGCCGCTACGTGGTTTCGCAAGGCTGCAGAACAAGGACATGCCAAATCTCAACGTCAACTCGCCTCCCTCTATTACAAAGGCAGCGGTATCGAGGCAGACCCGCGGCAGGCTTTCAACTGGGCCAGCAAAGCAGCGGCTCAGGGCGATAACGAGGCTCTGACATTACTGGGCACTCTCTATTTGTTTGGTAGCGGAGTTTCAGCAGACCCTCGACTCGCCGTGAAATTACTCACCCAAGCGGCCACTGCCGGCGATAGCCAGGCATCCGAATTGTTGGGAGTAGCCTATTTCAACGGCGTTGGCGCTGGTACTCCCAAAGATCTGCCCGCAGCATTGCATTGGTATACCCGCGCGGCAGAACAGGGCCGGGTCAACGCACAGTTCGTCCTCGGTCACCTTTACAGTAGCGGTGCCGATGTGCCGGTGAACTATCCACTGGCGAATCACTGGTTGTTGCAGGCAGCCCTTCAGGGGCATGCTGTGTCGCTCGTTACCCTTGCCGTTCATCTCGATAACGGGAAAGGCTTCGAGAAGAACAAGCGCAAGGCTTGCGGGTTATTGCGTGTAGCGCTCAAACAGACGCTGCCTGAGAACATCGCAGGCCCCATGCGTGTGGAGCTTGAGCAGGAAGAGAAAACACTTTCGCCGGAACAACTGACCGAGGTACTGGCTATGGAAAAACTCTACTCAAGCCCGGCGGGCCTCAGGGAACTGCAAAGTGATCTGACAAGCCAACAGGTAGCGAAACCCGCGGAGCCGACAGGCTGA
- a CDS encoding NAD-dependent epimerase/dehydratase family protein, whose product MSTPEILITGASGQIGRAFWTARDDKSDLRLADIDVATLPHAAQRFSLDIRDQASCLEACEGMHTVIHLAADPNPDADFTSSLLPVNIIGTYNMLFAAKAQGCKRFIFASSAQAIEGYPKDVQIHEWMAPKPGNLYGVSKAFGEALASMYANDGQMTTIAVRIANVARFHAGEAHSPRDVAAFISYRDVVALLERCVEADLSGFHVVHGVSDNRYKRLSIDQTRKTVGYAPLDDSFEILEGRA is encoded by the coding sequence ATGAGCACGCCAGAAATTTTGATCACGGGGGCTTCGGGCCAGATCGGCAGAGCTTTCTGGACAGCGCGAGACGATAAATCCGATTTGCGTCTGGCCGATATAGACGTGGCAACACTTCCGCACGCGGCACAACGTTTCTCTCTCGACATCAGGGATCAGGCCAGTTGTCTCGAAGCCTGCGAAGGCATGCACACCGTGATCCATCTCGCTGCTGATCCGAACCCGGACGCCGACTTCACGTCTTCGCTACTGCCTGTGAATATTATCGGCACTTACAACATGCTGTTCGCCGCCAAAGCGCAAGGCTGCAAGCGCTTCATATTCGCGAGCAGTGCCCAGGCGATCGAAGGATATCCGAAAGACGTCCAGATCCATGAATGGATGGCACCTAAACCTGGCAACCTTTACGGGGTCAGCAAAGCGTTTGGCGAAGCGCTGGCCTCAATGTATGCAAACGATGGGCAAATGACCACAATCGCGGTCCGCATTGCGAACGTAGCCAGATTTCACGCCGGAGAAGCCCACAGCCCCCGGGACGTGGCGGCATTTATCAGCTACAGGGATGTCGTTGCGTTACTGGAGCGATGCGTCGAGGCAGATCTGAGCGGGTTCCATGTTGTTCATGGCGTCTCGGATAACCGTTATAAACGGCTTTCAATTGATCAGACCAGAAAAACCGTTGGGTACGCGCCGCTTGATGATTCATTCGAGATTCTGGAAGGGCGTGCTTGA